The following coding sequences lie in one Listeria ivanovii subsp. londoniensis genomic window:
- a CDS encoding UvrB/UvrC motif-containing protein, with translation MICQRCGENKAVIALQQLNDAGKVESLYLCENCGTDEAHASEQDLVKAMDTFSEVALDFLTLLQKEEAVQKKVVCENCHLSFEQFLQTNRVGCEECYSAFQAQLVPIIGRVQNGYKQHIGKVPKEIEREEDVQNEIIRLQEKLNQLIKNEEFEDAAVVRDEIRALKAGGEGK, from the coding sequence ATGATATGTCAAAGGTGTGGAGAAAACAAGGCTGTTATTGCTTTGCAACAGTTAAATGATGCTGGAAAAGTTGAGTCGCTATATTTATGTGAAAATTGTGGTACTGATGAAGCTCATGCATCAGAGCAAGACTTAGTTAAGGCGATGGATACATTTAGTGAAGTTGCTTTAGATTTTTTAACACTTTTACAGAAAGAAGAAGCGGTGCAGAAAAAAGTGGTTTGTGAAAATTGCCATTTGTCTTTTGAACAATTTTTACAAACGAATCGTGTTGGCTGTGAAGAATGTTATTCAGCATTTCAAGCACAATTGGTGCCAATTATTGGACGTGTGCAAAATGGCTATAAGCAGCATATAGGAAAAGTTCCTAAAGAAATTGAACGTGAGGAAGATGTGCAAAATGAAATTATTCGTCTTCAAGAGAAGTTAAATCAATTAATTAAGAATGAAGAATTTGAGGATGCTGCGGTTGTGCGTGATGAAATTCGAGCTTTGAAGGCTGGGGGTGAGGGTAAATGA
- the lysS gene encoding lysine--tRNA ligase → MSNENHEELNDQLIVRREKVETLREEGIDPFGGKFIRSISPEEIETQFADKSKEELEEASIEVTVAGRIMTKRVKGKVGFTHIQDRFHQLQIYIRKDAIGEDSYVVFKMADLGDIIGIKGTIFRTNTGELSVKATEFTLLSKALRPLPDKYHGLKDVEQRYRQRYLDLITNEESQNRFVMRSKILKYTRDYMDNQGFLEVETPVLHTIAGGAAAKPFITHHNALDMELYLRIALELHLKRLIVGGMDKVYEIGRVFRNEGTSTRHNPEFTMLESYAAYEDYKDVMDLVEGLVSTVCEQVNGTTKITYGEYHVDLTPNWRRIHMADAVKEYVGVDFWNVTSDEEAHKLAKEHNVQVTKHMTYGHILNEFFETFVEEKLIQPTFVYGHPIEISPLAKKNKEDGRFTDRFELFIVGREHANAFSELNDPIDQRERFEAQMKEREQGNDEAHGMDADFLEALEYGLPPTGGLGIGIDRLVMLLTDAPSIRDILLFPTMKHRD, encoded by the coding sequence ATGAGTAACGAAAACCACGAAGAACTAAATGACCAACTCATCGTCCGCCGCGAAAAAGTAGAAACTTTGCGCGAAGAAGGGATTGATCCTTTTGGCGGGAAATTCATCCGTTCCATCAGCCCGGAAGAAATTGAAACACAATTTGCTGATAAATCAAAAGAAGAACTTGAAGAAGCTTCTATTGAAGTAACTGTAGCTGGTCGTATTATGACGAAGCGTGTAAAAGGGAAAGTAGGATTTACACATATTCAAGACCGTTTCCACCAATTACAAATCTATATTCGTAAAGATGCAATTGGGGAAGACTCATATGTAGTTTTCAAAATGGCTGATTTAGGAGATATTATCGGCATTAAAGGTACTATCTTCAGGACAAACACTGGTGAACTATCTGTGAAAGCAACAGAATTCACATTACTATCTAAAGCGTTGCGCCCACTTCCTGACAAATACCATGGCTTAAAAGATGTGGAACAACGCTATCGTCAACGCTATTTAGACTTAATTACCAACGAAGAAAGTCAAAACCGGTTTGTCATGCGCAGTAAAATTTTGAAATATACACGTGATTATATGGATAATCAAGGTTTCTTAGAAGTAGAAACACCTGTATTGCACACAATCGCTGGTGGCGCTGCGGCGAAACCTTTTATTACTCACCATAATGCACTGGATATGGAATTATATTTACGAATCGCGTTAGAACTACATTTAAAGCGACTAATTGTAGGCGGGATGGATAAAGTATACGAAATTGGTCGTGTATTCCGTAATGAAGGGACATCTACACGCCATAACCCGGAATTTACTATGCTAGAATCCTACGCCGCATATGAAGATTACAAAGATGTAATGGATTTAGTAGAAGGATTAGTTTCTACTGTTTGCGAGCAAGTTAATGGGACTACTAAAATAACATATGGTGAATATCATGTAGATCTAACACCTAACTGGCGTAGGATTCACATGGCTGATGCTGTCAAAGAATATGTCGGAGTAGACTTTTGGAATGTAACTTCTGATGAAGAAGCGCATAAATTAGCCAAAGAACACAATGTACAGGTCACGAAACATATGACATACGGACATATTCTTAATGAGTTTTTCGAAACGTTTGTTGAAGAAAAATTGATTCAACCGACATTTGTATATGGACACCCGATAGAAATATCTCCATTGGCTAAGAAGAACAAAGAAGATGGCCGCTTTACTGATCGCTTTGAATTATTTATTGTTGGACGTGAACATGCTAATGCTTTCTCGGAATTAAATGATCCAATCGACCAAAGAGAACGTTTTGAAGCGCAAATGAAAGAGCGGGAACAAGGAAATGATGAAGCACATGGAATGGATGCGGATTTCTTAGAAGCGCTAGAATATGGTTTGCCGCCAACTGGTGGATTAGGCATAGGAATAGATCGTTTAGTAATGCTACTAACTGACGCACCATCTATACGCGACATTTTATTATTCCCAACAATGAAGCACAGAGATTAA
- a CDS encoding CtsR family transcriptional regulator: MKNISDIIEAYLKQVLESSEAVEIKRSEIADKFECVPSQINYVINTRFTMERGYIVESKRGGGGYIRIIKVKMNDKLQLLEAIISMVHDKKVSQSFSEDVILRLLEEDVITKKEARLMVAALDREVLILPLPDRDVLRSRILEAMLVALKYD, from the coding sequence ATGAAAAATATTTCTGATATTATAGAAGCTTATTTAAAACAAGTACTGGAGTCTAGTGAAGCAGTCGAAATTAAAAGAAGCGAGATTGCTGATAAGTTTGAATGTGTACCGTCGCAAATCAACTACGTTATTAATACCAGATTTACAATGGAGCGTGGATATATTGTTGAAAGTAAACGTGGTGGTGGAGGATACATTCGGATTATCAAAGTTAAAATGAATGATAAACTGCAGTTATTGGAAGCTATCATATCTATGGTTCATGATAAAAAGGTATCTCAATCTTTCTCAGAAGATGTTATTTTAAGATTGCTTGAGGAAGATGTTATAACGAAGAAAGAAGCGAGATTGATGGTGGCGGCATTAGATAGAGAAGTTTTAATTTTACCATTACCGGATCGAGATGTTTTGCGTAGTAGGATATTAGAAGCGATGTTAGTTGCTTTGAAATATGATTAG
- a CDS encoding protein arginine kinase, translated as MNVFEPRLSSWLENDGDDDDVVLSSRIRLARNLKNELFPIYEQKEGTIDTISAVFDNNFTLFKMNEISKLEKALLVEKHLISPYLMSKSQHGAVLLNEEENVSIMLNEEDHLRIQCMTPGLRLFDALEAALQIDSYVEDKVVYAFDKQFGYLTSCVTNIGTGMRASVMVHLPGLVATKRIKNVVEAVRSLGFVVRGIYGEGSMPASNIFQVSNQITLGKTETEIVEDLTQVMEQIIMQERVARTTLKQKFHIALEDRVFRSYGLLRNCRIISIQEAADAISDIRLGVELGFFEHISRQKMNELVLFSQPAFLRKEAGRDMDALEEKVIRAKVIRGILGDNGIG; from the coding sequence ATGAATGTATTTGAACCTCGGCTTAGTTCTTGGTTAGAGAATGATGGGGACGATGATGATGTAGTACTTAGTTCGCGAATCCGACTAGCTAGGAATTTGAAAAACGAACTATTTCCGATTTATGAGCAAAAAGAAGGAACTATAGATACTATTTCCGCTGTTTTTGATAATAATTTTACCCTATTTAAAATGAACGAAATTTCTAAGCTTGAGAAGGCCCTTTTAGTGGAGAAACATTTAATTAGTCCTTATTTGATGAGCAAGAGTCAGCATGGGGCTGTTCTTTTAAATGAGGAAGAGAATGTTAGTATTATGTTGAATGAAGAGGATCATTTAAGAATTCAGTGTATGACACCGGGATTAAGGTTATTTGATGCACTGGAAGCAGCCCTCCAAATTGATAGTTATGTAGAAGATAAGGTTGTTTATGCTTTCGATAAGCAATTTGGATATTTGACTAGTTGTGTGACGAATATTGGGACTGGGATGAGAGCTTCTGTTATGGTTCATTTGCCAGGGCTTGTCGCGACTAAAAGGATTAAAAATGTTGTCGAAGCGGTTAGGAGTCTTGGTTTTGTGGTAAGAGGTATATACGGGGAAGGTAGCATGCCCGCGAGTAATATCTTCCAAGTATCTAATCAAATAACACTTGGAAAAACAGAAACGGAAATTGTGGAAGATTTAACGCAAGTAATGGAACAAATTATCATGCAAGAACGAGTAGCAAGAACGACGTTGAAGCAAAAATTTCATATAGCGCTTGAGGACAGAGTTTTTAGGTCATATGGTTTACTTAGAAATTGTCGGATTATCTCTATTCAAGAAGCAGCAGATGCTATTTCTGATATTCGGCTAGGTGTTGAATTAGGATTTTTCGAACATATTTCTCGCCAAAAAATGAATGAATTGGTACTATTCTCGCAACCAGCTTTTTTAAGGAAAGAAGCTGGACGAGATATGGATGCCTTAGAAGAGAAAGTAATACGAGCCAAAGTGATTCGCGGGATTTTGGGCGATAATGGAATAGGCTGA
- a CDS encoding PIN/TRAM domain-containing protein: MLTWVIRVCFLILGGTTGVFSLPMLWMKLGIGHILLINNPYTNALIGALIFYLITFWAVKYVEAALNWLEEKLAKIAIATLVYGGLGLFVGLVIAFFASNALSQTNIPLLNSVVPVILTLVLGYLGFRIGISRRNEFGNFVNNRNAKKKTPEEERTEEKSKKTYKILDTSVIIDGRIADILATGFLDGTVVIPLFVLAELQHIADSSDTLKRTRGRRGLDILNRIQKDESIQVEMYEGDFEDTPEVDSKLVKLAKVMGGIVVTNDYNLNKVCEFQNVPVLNINDLANAVKPVVLPGEKMTVLMVKDGKEHNQGVAYLDDGTMIVVEDGRKFINETIQVEVTSVLQTSAGRMIFAKPS, encoded by the coding sequence ATGCTTACATGGGTAATTCGAGTATGCTTTTTAATTCTTGGCGGGACAACGGGAGTCTTTTCACTTCCAATGCTTTGGATGAAACTAGGAATAGGACATATTCTGCTAATTAATAATCCTTATACTAATGCTTTGATTGGTGCACTTATATTTTATCTTATTACTTTTTGGGCGGTGAAATATGTAGAAGCCGCACTTAATTGGTTAGAGGAAAAATTAGCTAAAATTGCTATTGCCACACTTGTTTATGGCGGACTTGGTTTGTTTGTAGGATTAGTTATTGCGTTTTTTGCCAGCAATGCGCTAAGCCAAACCAATATTCCACTTTTAAATTCGGTAGTACCAGTTATTTTAACATTAGTACTTGGTTATTTAGGATTCCGGATTGGGATTAGTCGTCGCAATGAATTTGGGAACTTTGTCAATAACAGAAATGCGAAGAAAAAAACACCAGAGGAAGAGCGTACGGAGGAGAAATCTAAGAAAACCTATAAAATTTTGGATACGAGTGTCATTATTGATGGGCGTATTGCGGATATTTTAGCAACAGGCTTTTTGGATGGAACGGTGGTTATTCCGCTATTTGTACTAGCTGAACTTCAACATATTGCAGATTCATCGGATACACTTAAGCGGACAAGAGGTCGTCGCGGTTTAGACATTTTAAATCGAATCCAAAAAGACGAATCCATTCAAGTAGAAATGTATGAAGGTGACTTTGAAGATACGCCTGAAGTAGACAGCAAACTTGTGAAACTTGCTAAAGTAATGGGTGGAATTGTCGTTACCAATGATTATAATTTGAATAAAGTATGTGAATTTCAGAATGTGCCAGTTCTAAATATTAATGATTTGGCAAATGCTGTGAAACCAGTTGTTTTACCAGGTGAGAAAATGACTGTTCTTATGGTGAAAGATGGAAAAGAGCATAATCAAGGTGTGGCATATCTAGATGATGGAACAATGATTGTTGTAGAAGATGGCCGTAAATTTATTAATGAGACTATTCAAGTAGAAGTAACTAGTGTGCTTCAAACATCAGCAGGAAGAATGATTTTTGCTAAACCATCCTGA
- the radA gene encoding DNA repair protein RadA, with protein MAKAKRTTKFVCQACGYESPKWMGKCPNCNEWNQMVEALEPSKKSRSAFNHTGEAAKATPITQIASEEEARVETRMPELNRVLGGGVVPGSMVLVGGDPGIGKSTLLLQISAQLTLTNKKVLYISGEESIKQTKLRAERLQVSGDNLYVYAETNLEAVQETIDFVKPDFVVIDSIQTVYHPDVTSAAGSVSQVRECTAALMRIAKMQNIAIFIVGHVTKEGAIAGPRLLEHMVDTVLYFEGERHHAYRILRAVKNRFGSTNEIGIFEMRDVGLVEVANPSEVFLEERLEGASGSTVVASMEGTRPVLVEIQALVSPTMFGNAKRMATGIDYNKVSLIMAVLEKRVGLMLQNQDAYLKAAGGVKLDEPAVDLAVAVSVASSYRDKPTKSTDCFIGELGLTGEIRRVARIEQRVQEAAKLGFKRIFIPKNNEGAWKIPKDVQVVGVETIGKALKKALPD; from the coding sequence ATGGCTAAGGCAAAAAGGACGACCAAATTTGTATGTCAGGCATGTGGATATGAATCGCCAAAATGGATGGGTAAATGTCCAAATTGCAACGAGTGGAATCAAATGGTGGAGGCGCTAGAACCATCTAAGAAATCACGCTCAGCTTTTAATCATACTGGGGAAGCAGCAAAAGCAACTCCGATTACGCAGATTGCTAGCGAAGAAGAGGCTCGAGTAGAGACACGTATGCCTGAGTTAAATCGTGTACTTGGTGGTGGAGTTGTCCCAGGATCAATGGTACTAGTTGGTGGCGATCCAGGTATTGGTAAATCAACACTTTTACTTCAAATATCAGCACAACTAACGCTGACCAATAAAAAAGTACTGTATATTTCTGGGGAAGAATCAATCAAACAAACAAAACTTCGAGCTGAGCGATTGCAAGTTTCAGGAGATAATTTATATGTTTACGCGGAAACGAATTTAGAAGCAGTGCAAGAGACGATTGATTTTGTGAAACCGGATTTTGTTGTAATTGACTCCATTCAAACAGTATATCATCCAGATGTGACTAGTGCTGCTGGAAGTGTATCTCAAGTTCGTGAATGTACGGCTGCTTTAATGAGAATCGCCAAAATGCAAAACATTGCTATTTTTATAGTAGGACATGTAACAAAAGAAGGGGCAATTGCAGGACCGCGTTTACTTGAGCATATGGTAGATACGGTACTCTATTTTGAAGGAGAGCGCCACCATGCTTACCGAATTTTGCGCGCTGTGAAGAACCGTTTTGGATCGACGAATGAAATTGGTATTTTTGAAATGCGTGATGTAGGTCTTGTTGAAGTTGCCAATCCATCGGAAGTCTTCCTGGAAGAACGTTTAGAAGGAGCATCAGGTTCAACGGTAGTTGCATCTATGGAAGGAACACGCCCAGTACTTGTCGAAATTCAAGCCCTTGTTTCACCAACCATGTTTGGAAATGCAAAACGAATGGCAACGGGAATTGATTATAATAAAGTATCATTGATAATGGCTGTTTTGGAAAAAAGAGTAGGATTAATGCTACAAAATCAAGACGCTTATCTGAAAGCAGCAGGTGGAGTGAAATTGGACGAACCGGCTGTAGATTTAGCTGTGGCTGTAAGTGTAGCATCAAGTTACCGAGATAAACCGACCAAAAGTACTGATTGCTTTATCGGCGAACTGGGCTTAACTGGAGAAATTCGTCGAGTGGCAAGAATTGAACAACGCGTACAAGAGGCGGCAAAACTTGGATTCAAACGAATTTTCATTCCGAAAAATAATGAAGGTGCTTGGAAAATACCAAAAGATGTGCAAGTGGTTGGAGTAGAAACAATTGGGAAAGCTTTGAAGAAGGCTTTGCCAGACTGA
- a CDS encoding ATP-dependent Clp protease ATP-binding subunit, protein MMFGRFTQRAQKVLALSQEEAMRLNHSNLGTEHILLGLVREGEGIAAKALYELGVSAEKVQQEVEGLIGHGEKAVTTIQYTPRAKKVIELSMDEARKLGHTYVGTEHILLGLIREGEGVAARVLSNLGISLNKARQQVLQLLGGGDATGAGRQTNTQATPTLDSLARDLTVIAREDNLDPVIGRSKEIQRVIEVLSRRTKNNPVLIGEPGVGKTAIAEGLAQQIVRNEVPETLRGKRVMTLDMGTVVAGTKYRGEFEDRLKKVMDEIRQAGNVILFIDELHTLIGAGGAEGAIDASNILKPPLARGELQCIGATTLDEYRKYIEKDAALERRFQPIKVDEPSVEESIQILHGLRDRYEAHHRVAITDAALDAAVRLSDRYISDRFLPDKAIDVIDEAGSKVRLKSFTTPKNVKEMENNLTDLKKEKDAAVQGQEFEKAAALRDKEHKLKKSLEETKANWKEKQGLDHSEVTEDIVAEVVASWTGIPVAKLAETETNKLLNMEKLLHERVIGQDAAVKAVSLAVRRARAGLKDPKRPIGSFIFLGPTGVGKTELARALAESMFGDEDSMIRIDMSEYMEKFSTARLVGAPPGYVGYEEGGQLTEKVRQKPYSVVLLDEIEKAHPDVFNMLLQVLDDGRLTDSKGRVVDFRNTVIIMTSNIGAQEMKQDKSMGFNVIDPLKDHKAMEHRVLQDLKQAFRPEFINRIDETIVFHSLQEKELKQIVTLLTAQLTKRLAERDIHVKLTEGAKAKIAKDGYDPEYGARPLKRAIQKEVEDMLSEELLRGNIKVGDTIEIGVKDGKLEVRQKASTKKRATPKKVKTK, encoded by the coding sequence ATGATGTTTGGACGTTTTACGCAAAGAGCTCAGAAAGTACTCGCTTTGTCACAAGAAGAGGCAATGCGCTTGAATCATAGTAATTTAGGTACGGAACATATACTGCTTGGACTTGTCAGAGAGGGAGAAGGTATCGCAGCAAAAGCACTCTATGAACTGGGTGTTAGTGCTGAAAAAGTTCAACAAGAAGTAGAAGGATTAATTGGTCATGGCGAAAAAGCTGTAACGACGATTCAATATACACCTCGAGCTAAAAAGGTAATTGAACTTTCAATGGATGAAGCTCGTAAACTTGGACATACTTATGTTGGAACAGAGCATATTTTATTGGGGCTTATTCGTGAAGGTGAAGGAGTTGCTGCTCGAGTTTTAAGCAATCTAGGTATTAGCTTGAATAAAGCTAGACAACAAGTATTGCAACTACTTGGTGGCGGAGATGCAACTGGAGCTGGAAGGCAAACTAATACACAAGCGACGCCGACATTAGACAGTTTAGCTCGCGATTTGACTGTCATTGCTCGTGAGGATAATTTGGACCCGGTTATTGGCCGTTCTAAAGAAATTCAACGTGTGATTGAAGTGTTAAGTCGTCGAACAAAAAATAATCCAGTTCTTATTGGGGAACCAGGTGTAGGTAAAACAGCGATTGCTGAGGGGCTAGCACAGCAAATTGTACGTAATGAGGTCCCTGAGACGTTGCGAGGAAAACGTGTAATGACGCTTGATATGGGGACTGTCGTTGCGGGAACTAAATATCGTGGTGAGTTTGAAGACCGTTTGAAAAAAGTAATGGATGAAATTCGCCAAGCTGGAAATGTGATTTTATTTATTGACGAACTTCATACGTTAATTGGTGCTGGTGGAGCAGAAGGTGCGATTGATGCATCTAACATTTTGAAGCCACCTTTAGCTCGTGGAGAGTTGCAATGTATTGGCGCAACAACGCTTGATGAGTACCGGAAATATATTGAAAAAGATGCAGCACTCGAAAGACGTTTCCAACCTATTAAGGTAGATGAACCGTCTGTTGAGGAGTCGATTCAAATTTTGCATGGTTTACGTGATCGTTATGAAGCGCATCACCGGGTTGCTATTACTGATGCGGCGCTTGATGCAGCAGTTCGCCTGTCTGACCGTTATATATCTGACCGGTTCTTACCTGATAAAGCGATTGATGTGATTGATGAAGCTGGTTCCAAAGTACGCTTGAAATCTTTTACAACACCTAAAAATGTAAAAGAAATGGAAAATAATTTAACAGATTTGAAAAAGGAAAAAGATGCAGCTGTGCAAGGTCAAGAATTCGAAAAAGCAGCAGCATTAAGAGATAAAGAGCATAAACTTAAAAAATCTTTAGAAGAAACAAAGGCAAATTGGAAAGAAAAACAAGGGCTTGATCATAGTGAAGTAACAGAAGATATAGTTGCAGAAGTTGTAGCTAGTTGGACCGGGATTCCGGTTGCAAAACTTGCTGAAACTGAAACAAATAAATTACTTAACATGGAAAAACTTTTACATGAGCGAGTAATTGGTCAGGATGCTGCTGTTAAAGCTGTATCCCTAGCCGTTCGTCGGGCGCGTGCTGGACTTAAAGATCCAAAGCGTCCAATAGGTTCCTTTATTTTCCTTGGACCAACTGGTGTTGGAAAAACCGAACTTGCTCGTGCGCTTGCGGAGTCAATGTTTGGTGATGAAGATTCAATGATTCGGATTGATATGTCAGAGTATATGGAGAAATTTTCAACTGCTCGTTTAGTTGGTGCTCCTCCCGGTTATGTTGGTTATGAAGAAGGTGGACAACTAACTGAGAAAGTCCGTCAAAAACCTTATTCGGTAGTTCTTTTAGATGAGATTGAAAAAGCACATCCAGATGTATTTAATATGTTGTTACAAGTGCTAGATGATGGTCGTTTAACAGATTCTAAAGGACGTGTAGTTGATTTTAGAAACACGGTTATCATCATGACCTCGAATATTGGAGCACAAGAAATGAAACAAGATAAATCGATGGGCTTTAATGTAATTGACCCACTTAAAGATCATAAAGCAATGGAACACCGCGTTTTACAAGATTTAAAACAAGCGTTCCGTCCAGAGTTTATCAATCGTATCGATGAAACTATTGTGTTCCATTCGCTTCAAGAGAAAGAGCTAAAACAAATTGTAACGCTTCTAACTGCACAATTAACTAAACGCCTTGCTGAACGTGATATTCATGTGAAGCTAACAGAAGGCGCGAAAGCTAAAATTGCAAAAGACGGTTATGACCCAGAATACGGGGCTCGTCCTTTGAAACGTGCGATTCAAAAAGAAGTAGAGGATATGCTTTCTGAAGAATTGCTTCGTGGAAATATCAAAGTGGGAGATACAATTGAAATTGGTGTGAAAGATGGGAAGCTGGAAGTTAGACAAAAAGCTTCAACTAAAAAGAGAGCTACACCTAAAAAAGTTAAAACAAAATAA